A genomic stretch from Coregonus clupeaformis isolate EN_2021a chromosome 23, ASM2061545v1, whole genome shotgun sequence includes:
- the LOC121536725 gene encoding aryl hydrocarbon receptor translates to MLSNAGVYAVKKRKKPVQKTKKTPAPDVVKSNPSKRHRDRLNGELDRLTGLLPFPEDVRSRLDKLSVLRLSVGYLKVKSFFKATMKKSSDLFPSGNGLNINGMEATTFSKGDLLLKALNGFVLVVTAEGHVFYASPTIQDYLGFHQSDVVHQSVFELIHTDDRAMFRRQLHFALNPKPFDPEQGGDGMASSSDITRNIVTYNPEQLPPENSSFLERNFVCRFRCLLDNSSGFLALNFQGRLKFLHAQSMQGEDGTRSQPNLGLFTIATPVQTPSILEIRSKTIFFQTKHKLDFTPMGVDARGKVVLGYSEMELCMRGSGYQFIHAADMMYCADNHVRMMKTGESGLTTFRLLQKTGCWVWVQANARLVYKGGRPDFIIARQRALLNSEGEEHLRQRKMQLPFSFTTGEALLYETGPTLDATEFQTNSPKIRKVESLDPESLLGSLLKQDESVYTQPQEPQLPIDQAFMDSRTLTNVACNSWQSSMEPQGPDGHDDGDGPSEVKQEGAVLAMIDALEKMARDGDLCAALQGLDVDAVELMEWESALLRLSQDSNGTGGRDTSLELDDIMTNDIFSYVEEALFKESSEGSGNQPNCSIMVNNNPNLNLFTEVFNNNNQGGPFTGVVSPTGVGQCKPGLHDSRSFIHNGSLLNGLNVQVTGNGPDGLAGQNQAGPHQVFNSTQRLSHFGPQIPQMDLNIPTLQQLQLNDIFTPSLELPELSIPHSSGQKGSVTFGTSMTGSCAQAPNNHMGSPQGITGQVHSNQSPTQFFTHNGLPATMAPNGPQQISVPQSNHLAPSLVDAWASMIPSNGFVSPQIESSNLNLSNPLPTACIQGNTAPFQSLKIQRVGLWPHNQQQQQLPPPASTMQNGLMPNGHKFILDCHSQAIETQRVPLTGLWPQNPNGLYHQPQQGGLANGQPAPSSSCMFENISPPLPNGNSHVNGIGLDPTLSVCQRRKVDPQDRSPPQGSCYFQWGPSEPVVGTSAIIQDNTSTSPPSRPLVWPVGPHHP, encoded by the exons cAACCATGAAGAAAAGCAGTGACCTGTTTCCCAGTGGGAATGGGCTGAACATTAATGGGATGGAAGCCACAACCTTCTCCAAGGGGGACCTACTACTAaag GCTCTGAACGGCTTTGTGCTGGTGGTCACAGCTGAAGGACATGTGTTCTATGCCTCTCCTACTATCCAAGACTACCTGGGCTTCCATCAG tCAGATGTGGTCCACCAGAGTGTGTTTGAGCTGATCCACACAGACGACAGAGCAATGTTCAGACGACAGCTTCACTTCGCCCTCAACCCCAAGCCCTTTGACCCAGAGCAGGGAGGAGACG GCATGGCAAGCAGCAGTGACATCACCAGGAACATTGTGACCTACAACCCTGAGCAGCTCCCCCCAGAGAACTCCTCCTTCCTGGAGAGGAACTTTGTGTGTCGCTTCCGCTGCCTCCTGGACAACTCCTCTGGCTTCCTG GCTCTGAACTTCCAGGGGCGTCTGAAGTTCCTCCATGCCCAGAGCATGCAGGGGGAAGACGGGACACGCAGCCAGCCCAACCTGGGCCTGTTCACCATCGCCACCCCTGTCCAGACCCCGTCCATTTTGGAGATCAGATCCAAGACAATTTTCTTCCAGACCAAACACAAGCTCGACTTCACCCCCATGGGTGTTGATGCCAG GGGGAAGGTTGTCCTGGGCTACTCAGAGATGGAGTTGTGTATGAGAGGCTCTGGATATCAGTTCATCCACGCTGCTGATATGATGTACTGCGCAGACAACCATGTCAGAA tgatgaagacaggagagagtggtctgACCACATTCAGACTGCTTCAGAAGACCGGGTGCTGGGTCTGGGTCCAGGCCAATGCCAGGCTCGTCTACAAAGGAGGAAGGCCTGACTTCATCATCGCACGCCAGAGAGCTTTACT GAATTCCGAGGGAGAGGAGCATCTACGCCAGAGGAAGATGCAGCTGCCCTTCAGCTTCACCACCGGGGAGGCCCTGCTGTACGAGACCGGCCCCACTCTGGACGCCACTGAGTTCCAAACCAACTCCCCCAAAATCCGCAAGGTAGAGTCTCTGGACCCCGAGTCTCTACTGGGCTCCTTACTGAAGCAGGACGAGTCCGTCTACACCCAGCCCCAGGAGCCTCAGCTACCCATAGACCAGGCATTCATGGACAGCCGAACGCTCACCAACGTGGCCTGTAACTCATGGCAGAGTAGCATGGAGCCCCAGGGGCCCGATGGGCATGATGATGGTGATGGCCCCAGTGAGGTGAAGCAAGAGGGGGCGGTGCTGGCCATGATCGACGCCCTGGAGAAGATGGCGCGGGACGGGGACCTGTGTGCGGCGCTGCAGGGGCTAGACGTGGATGCGGTCGAGCTGATGGAGTGGGAGAGCGCCCTCCTCAGGCTGAGCCAGGACTCCAACGGGACCGGGGGCAGGGATACCTCCCTGGAGCTGGATGACATCATGACCAACGACATCTTCTCTTACGTGGAGGAAGCCTTGTTCAAGGAGAGCAGCGAGGGGAGCGGTAACCAGCCCAACTGCTCCATTATGGTCAAcaacaaccctaaccttaacctgttCACAGAGGTGTTTAACAACAACAACCAGGGTGGGCCATTCACAGGAGTGGTCAGCCCTACAGGTGTCGGACAGTGCAAGCCCGGATTGCATGACAGCCGCAGCTTTATCCATAATGGCTCCCTATTGAATGGTCTAAATGTTCAGGTAACAGGCAACGGACCAGATGGTTTGGCAGGACAGAACCAGGCAGGACCACACCAGGTGTTCAACAGCACCCAGAGGCTCTCCCACTTCGGCCCCCAGATCCCTCAGATGGACCTGAACATCCCCACCCTGCAGCAGCTACAGCTCAACGACATCTTCACCCCCTCTCTGGAGCTCCCCGAGCTCAGTATCCCACACAGCTCAGGCCAGAAAGGGTCTGTCACGTTTGGCACCAGCATGACTGGATCCTGTGCTCAGGCACCAAACAACCACATGGGAAGCCCTCAGGGTATCACTGGCCAGGTCCACTCTAACCAGTCACCTACACAGTTTTTCACTCATAATGGCTTGCCAGCTACAATGGCACCAAACGGACCACAGCAGATCTCTGTTCCACAGTCCAACCATTTAGCACCTAGTCTGGTGGATGCCTGGGCATCCATGATTCCCAGTAATGGCTTTGTTTCACCCCAGATTGAATCTAGCAATCTCAATCTATCTAATCCCCTTCCGACTGCTTGCATTCAGGGAAACACTGCACCATTTCAGTCACTCAAAATCCAGAGAGTGGGGTTGTGGCCCCataaccagcagcagcagcagctgccaCCCCCCGCCAGCACAATGCAGAATGGATTAATGCCGAATGGACACAAATTCATCCTTGACTGTCACAGTCAAGCCATAGAGACCCAAAGAGTCCCCCTCACAGGCCTTTGGCCACAGAACCCCAACGGACTGTATCACCAACCCCAGCAGGGGGGACTGGCCAATGGCCAGCCTGCTCCATCCAGCAGCTGCATGTTTGAGAACATCTCACCCCCCCTCCCTAATGGAAACAGCCACGTGAATGGCATCGGGCTGGACCCCACGTTGTCTGTATGCCAGAGGAGGAAAGTGGACCCCCAGGACCGGAGTCCTCCACAGGGTTCCTGCTACTTCCAGTGGGGCCCCAGTGAGCCAGTGGTGGGTACGTCAGCCATCATCCAGGACAACACCAGCACCAGCCCCCCGTCTCGCCCGCTGGTGTGGCCAGTAGGGCCTCACCACCCCTGA